The following are from one region of the Entelurus aequoreus isolate RoL-2023_Sb linkage group LG17, RoL_Eaeq_v1.1, whole genome shotgun sequence genome:
- the zgc:152830 gene encoding putative aminopeptidase W07G4.4, producing the protein MTSGTIVTRYQLFISLRGRLKRSTNMCTSVQPIEWTADLKNQNFDGIVLVTQNYEDLPSELECLKAPLQDYHSVDSGLGEEVVVLKVPGLPGNRLVFSATGPVNRDYDDVRRFNDAGVNGIKRALKAGMQRPLLVCPPHKDYKNSMLVATLGALHALYMPLEVREANVKSSNYKVCVLGLWVAHDGQGQRLVDLADGLESGRLACRDIGGSDPERMASPRAAEYVLELFKDSPVKVEVLSDLKLLEKEYPCLAAVNRCANSVPRHQARVIKLQYCGEGPVTKTLMLVGKGITYDTGGADIKAGGFMAGMHRDKCGAAAVAGFFQILAKLKPKNLKVVGSMAMVRNSVGADCYVADEIVVSRAGRRVRVGNTDAEGRMVMVDLLCEMKEQAVHETSPQLFTIATLTGHAIRAMGPNYSIIMDNGPAHRAGNAAQWQKAGEALGDVFEVSTIRREDYEFHKGKSEYEDILQCNNLPSSATPRGHQTPAAFLIMASGLHKHGVDSEAPLPYSHIDIAGSSGPFPGVPTGAPILTMATNYILSEL; encoded by the exons ATGACCAGCGGTACCATAGTGACTCGCTATCAACTATTCATTTCACTTCGTGGACGACTGAAGAGGAGCACCAACATGTGTACTAG CGTGCAGCCTATTGAGTGGACCGCTGACCTCAAGAACCAGAA TTTCGATGGCATCGTCTTGGTGACCCAAAACTACGAGGACTTGCCCTCTGAACTTGAGTGTCTGAAAGCTCCCCTCCAGGACTACCACTCT GTGGATAGTGGGCTGGGTGAGGAAGTGGTGGTCCTGAAGGTCCCTGGTCTTCCTGGTAACCGACTGGTGTTTTCCGCCACCGGCCCCGTGAACCGAGACTACGATGACGTCAGGCGTTTCAACGATGCAGGAGTGAATGGCATCAAGAG GGCCTTGAAAGCCGGCAtgcagcgccctctgctggtgtgCCCGCCACACAAGGACTACAAGAACAGCATGCTGGTGGCCACCCTGGGGGCTCTTCATGCACTCTATATG CCTCTGGAAGTGAGGGAGGCGAACGTAAAGTCGTCCAACTACAAGGTGTGCGTGCTGGGTCTCTGGGTAGCTCACGATGGCCAAGGACAAAGGCTGGTGGATTTGGCTGATGGTCTGGAAAGTGGAAG GCTGGCGTGTCGCGATATAGGCGGCTCCGATCCAGAGCGAATGGCTTCTCCCCGCGCGGCCGAGTACGTGCTGGAACTGTTCAAGGACAGCCCCGTGAAG GTTGAAGTGCTTAGTGACCTGAAGCTCCTAGAGAAGGAGTACCCTTGTCTGGCTGCTGTCAACCGCTGTGCCAACA GTGTACCTCGTCACCAGGCCAGAGTCATCAAGCTGCAATACTGCGGCGAGGGACCCGTGACGAAGACCCTCATGCTGGTGGGCAAG GGAATCACCTACGACACAGGTGGAGCGGACATCAAGGCTGGTGGCTTCATGGCCGGCATGCACAGAGACAAGTGCGGAGCTGCTGCCGTCGCTGGCTTCTTTCAG ATTTTGGCCAAGCTCAAACCAAAGAACCTGAAGGTTGTTGGTTCCATGGCCATGGTGCGCAACAGTGTGGGTGCAG ACTGCTACGTGGCAGATGAGATTGTGGTTTCTCGCGCGGGCCGCCGAGTCCGAGTGGGAAACACAGACGCCGAGGGACGCATGGTGATGGTGGACCTGCTTTGTGAGATGAAGGAGCAG GCGGTACATGAGACTTCCCCTCAGTTGTTCACGATCGCAACACTGACCGGCCACGCCATCAGAGCCATGGGGCCAAACTACTCT ATCATCATGGATAATGGACCCGCCCACCGCGCTGGAAATGCTGCTCAGTGGCAGAaag CTGGCGAAGCTCTTGGCGACGTGTTTGAAGTGTCCACCATCAGGAGGGAGGACTACGAGTTCCACAAGGGTAAATCGGAGTACGAGGACATCCTCCAGTGCAACAATTTGCCCTCTTCAGCAACCCCTCGAGGTCATCAGACCCCAGCTGCCTTCCTCATCATGGCGTCAGGCCTGCACAAG CACGGTGTGGATTCTGAGGCACCGCTGCCGTACTCCCACATCGACATCGCCGGCTCCAGCGGTCCCTTCCCCGGTGTGCCAACAGGGGCGCCCATCCTCACCATGGCAACCAACTACATCCTGTCTGAACTATAA